In Lactococcus paracarnosus, a genomic segment contains:
- a CDS encoding cyclic nucleotide-binding domain-containing protein: protein MKKLKFNQETAANIYNAALPFDQHILSISYMMTYGNKEWIQHASSSIDYLYLLLDGKAKLVKGEANGKQAILQFLYPGDFIGELTLVGAEKTTKDIISIGNSVCLAIPMFYAEKHLLTDNAFLRMISQYTGTKLLERTERAIHSQLYEFKYRLAELLLTITVDDIYQEKHTEMAEYLGVSYRHLLYTFQHFRDQGLIDKGKKIKINRTKLSHFLEERMQ from the coding sequence ATGAAAAAATTAAAATTTAATCAGGAAACAGCTGCTAACATTTATAACGCGGCATTACCTTTTGACCAGCATATCTTGTCCATCAGTTATATGATGACGTATGGTAATAAAGAATGGATACAGCATGCCTCTAGTTCAATCGACTACTTATACCTGTTGCTTGATGGCAAGGCAAAACTAGTGAAAGGTGAAGCAAACGGCAAGCAAGCGATTCTACAATTTCTATACCCTGGAGATTTTATAGGTGAATTAACCTTAGTTGGTGCAGAAAAAACGACAAAAGATATCATTTCTATAGGCAATAGTGTCTGTCTAGCGATCCCAATGTTTTATGCTGAGAAGCACTTGTTAACTGATAATGCTTTCTTACGCATGATCAGCCAATATACAGGTACAAAATTACTAGAACGGACCGAACGTGCTATACACAGTCAGCTATACGAATTTAAATATCGATTAGCAGAACTACTATTGACAATCACTGTTGACGATATCTATCAAGAAAAACACACAGAGATGGCTGAATATTTAGGGGTTAGCTACCGACATTTACTTTATACATTTCAACACTTTCGTGATCAAGGGTTAATTGACAAAGGAAAAAAAATTAAAATAAACCGAACAAAATTAAGCCATTTTCTAGAAGAGCGCATGCAGTAA
- a CDS encoding helix-turn-helix transcriptional regulator: MHKDKLELKNRLKVARAEKKLNQSQLAKLVGVSRQTISNIETYEYIPSAKLALLLCIALDVAFENLFYFED; this comes from the coding sequence ATGCATAAAGATAAACTTGAGCTAAAAAATAGATTGAAAGTTGCTCGTGCTGAAAAAAAACTCAATCAGAGTCAGCTTGCCAAACTTGTGGGTGTTTCGAGACAAACGATTAGCAATATCGAAACCTATGAATATATTCCTTCTGCTAAATTAGCCTTATTACTTTGCATCGCATTGGATGTAGCATTTGAAAACTTATTCTATTTTGAAGATTAA
- a CDS encoding DUF1349 domain-containing protein produces the protein MEKFTDASLFWTREPRQVVIEDDKIEIITEPFTDLWQRTYYGFQNDNSPVLQMKTDDPFFSFVVKTTFDSSHRFDQCGIVIYLDAENWLKASVEYENDDFQRLGSVVTNQGFSDWATTDIPTEHREVWYRLSRRHSDYCIDYSFDGVLFKQMRICHLNQGDATISFGIYACSPENSSFTASFEALTITDCKWAPHS, from the coding sequence ATGGAAAAATTTACAGATGCGTCCTTGTTTTGGACTAGAGAACCAAGACAAGTTGTGATTGAAGATGATAAAATTGAAATCATAACAGAACCATTTACGGATTTATGGCAAAGGACTTACTATGGGTTCCAAAACGATAATTCCCCTGTGTTACAGATGAAGACAGATGACCCATTTTTCTCATTTGTGGTGAAGACGACATTTGATAGTTCTCACCGATTTGATCAATGTGGGATTGTCATCTACTTAGACGCAGAGAATTGGTTAAAGGCGTCAGTCGAATATGAAAATGATGATTTTCAAAGATTAGGTAGTGTCGTCACAAATCAAGGGTTTTCAGATTGGGCGACGACCGACATTCCAACTGAGCATAGAGAAGTTTGGTATCGACTGAGCAGAAGACATAGTGATTACTGTATAGACTATAGTTTTGATGGTGTGCTATTTAAACAAATGCGGATTTGTCATCTGAATCAGGGAGATGCAACGATTTCCTTTGGTATCTATGCCTGTAGCCCAGAAAACTCATCATTTACAGCAAGTTTTGAAGCACTAACGATAACAGATTGTAAATGGGCCCCGCATAGCTAA
- a CDS encoding AI-2E family transporter, with amino-acid sequence MFKNSKLFFWTIELFAVLGVIWISTHIGFVFKPVTTLFSLVFLPFIIAGFLYYVFNPLVMFLEEKLKLPRIWGIVLVFVLLIGLLTYTVISLVPRVITQLSDLIIASGSIVPELQKWVDKLSANPAFKEIDFKTLINKANISYMDILQNLLSGVTFSLSNVVNAIFKVAMILSLVPILLFYMLKDGKNMLPFLKKTLLKRDKLNIISLLDDMNTTISKYISGAAIDCLFIFVTVFIAYLIIGVPYAFLFAAFSAITNLIPYLGPYIGLIPVLFSIGFTDPVRALIAALVVLTLQQIDGNIIYPKVVGSAIEVHPVTIMVLMLVTGSLYGLIGMLVAVPFYSLAKEVVKFLWRLWENHKLVQLGGDGKEKYDIIEK; translated from the coding sequence ATGTTTAAAAACTCAAAATTATTTTTCTGGACGATAGAATTATTCGCCGTCCTTGGGGTGATCTGGATATCAACGCATATCGGATTTGTCTTCAAACCTGTGACTACCTTATTTTCACTTGTATTTCTGCCCTTTATTATTGCAGGCTTTTTATACTATGTCTTTAATCCGCTAGTGATGTTTTTAGAGGAAAAACTTAAGTTACCTCGAATTTGGGGAATTGTACTTGTCTTCGTACTACTGATTGGTCTTTTGACCTACACAGTAATATCCTTGGTGCCAAGAGTCATTACACAGTTATCTGATCTGATTATTGCCTCAGGGTCAATTGTGCCTGAATTGCAAAAATGGGTCGATAAACTATCGGCAAATCCTGCCTTTAAGGAGATTGATTTCAAGACATTAATCAATAAGGCCAATATCAGCTATATGGATATTTTACAAAACCTATTATCTGGCGTTACTTTTAGCTTGTCCAATGTTGTGAATGCCATTTTTAAAGTTGCCATGATTCTGAGCTTAGTGCCTATTTTGCTATTCTATATGCTAAAAGATGGCAAGAATATGCTACCATTCTTGAAAAAAACACTATTGAAAAGGGATAAGCTGAATATTATATCCCTGTTAGATGATATGAATACAACCATTTCAAAATATATTAGTGGTGCTGCCATCGACTGCTTATTTATCTTTGTTACGGTATTCATCGCCTATCTCATTATTGGTGTCCCTTATGCCTTCTTATTTGCAGCCTTTTCAGCAATTACTAATTTAATTCCTTATTTAGGCCCATACATCGGTCTGATTCCTGTTTTATTCTCGATTGGCTTTACAGACCCTGTAAGAGCGTTGATTGCAGCCCTGGTTGTATTGACGCTCCAACAAATTGATGGCAACATCATCTATCCAAAAGTTGTCGGCTCTGCTATTGAGGTGCATCCAGTGACAATTATGGTGCTGATGTTAGTTACGGGTAGCCTTTATGGCTTGATTGGTATGTTGGTGGCTGTTCCATTTTATTCGCTTGCAAAAGAAGTTGTTAAATTTTTATGGCGACTATGGGAAAATCATAAACTAGTACAACTGGGTGGCGATGGTAAAGAGAAGTATGATATAATAGAAAAATAA
- the rnmV gene encoding ribonuclease M5 codes for MTNKQKIAEVVVVEGKDDTANLKQYYDVDTYETQGSAISDDDLERIDRLNELRGVIVFTDPDHSGERIRRIIMTAIPTVKHAFLNRDEAAPKSKTKGRSLGVEHASAADLEKALRNLTSNFEDASEFDICHADLIRLGLIGHTDSRIRREYLGEALRIGYSNAKQQLKRLNLFGITLAEVEEIMEKF; via the coding sequence ATGACTAATAAACAAAAAATCGCCGAAGTTGTTGTGGTTGAAGGCAAGGATGATACAGCCAACCTCAAACAGTATTATGATGTTGATACCTATGAAACACAAGGATCCGCTATATCCGATGATGATTTGGAGCGGATTGATCGCTTAAATGAGCTACGTGGTGTTATCGTCTTCACAGATCCAGATCATAGTGGTGAACGGATTCGTCGCATTATCATGACTGCTATTCCAACGGTCAAACATGCCTTTCTAAACAGAGATGAGGCAGCACCAAAATCGAAGACCAAAGGTCGTTCTCTTGGTGTAGAACATGCAAGTGCAGCTGATTTAGAAAAAGCACTACGGAACCTCACCTCAAATTTTGAGGATGCATCTGAATTTGATATTTGCCATGCTGATTTGATTCGTTTAGGGTTGATTGGTCATACAGATAGTAGAATTCGCCGTGAATATTTAGGTGAAGCACTTAGAATCGGCTATAGTAATGCTAAGCAACAATTAAAGCGGTTAAACCTATTTGGCATAACATTAGCAGAAGTTGAAGAAATAATGGAGAAATTTTAA
- a CDS encoding hemolysin family protein, translated as MHPDPDSQSLILQIALLIVLTIINALFSGAEMALVSTSRSRVEQRAEEGDKKYQKLLTILNQPSNFLSTIQIGITLINILSGASLADSLATRLAPVLGGTPTAKTLASVIILAILTYISIVFGELYPKRIAQNLKEKYALAAVGPLNVLGHLMHPFVWLLATSTNILSKLTPMTFDDDNENMTRDEIEYLLNTDNTALDQNEREMLAGVFSLDELMAREIMVPRTDAFMIDVNDDVHDNIMAVLAQNYSRIPVYDDDKDKILGVLHTKTLLKKGYTQGFDKLALADIIQEPLFVPETIFVDDLLRELKKTQNQMAILLNEYGGVEGIVTLEDLLEEIVGEIEDESDIAEKDIFKINENIFAVKGGLTLNDFNEYFDTHLESDDVDTIAGYFMAGIGAIPGEKEQIDYDVITEKDNLTLTSLEVDGTRLVKLRVTFHGDELEAEAASDDK; from the coding sequence ATGCACCCTGACCCCGATAGTCAGTCCTTAATATTGCAAATCGCCTTACTGATCGTGTTGACGATTATTAATGCACTCTTCTCTGGCGCAGAGATGGCGCTAGTGTCAACGAGTCGTTCACGGGTTGAACAACGAGCAGAAGAAGGTGATAAGAAATATCAGAAATTACTTACTATTTTGAATCAACCTAGTAATTTCTTATCGACGATTCAAATCGGTATCACGCTGATCAACATCCTTTCAGGGGCTAGCCTGGCTGATAGTCTGGCGACAAGATTAGCACCTGTACTAGGTGGTACGCCAACTGCGAAGACATTAGCGTCAGTGATTATTCTTGCAATCTTGACTTATATTTCGATCGTTTTTGGGGAGTTATATCCTAAGCGAATTGCGCAAAACTTGAAAGAAAAGTATGCCCTTGCGGCAGTAGGTCCCTTGAATGTTTTGGGCCACCTCATGCATCCTTTCGTCTGGTTATTAGCAACCTCTACAAATATTTTGAGTAAGTTAACACCCATGACATTTGATGATGACAATGAGAACATGACGCGTGATGAGATCGAGTATTTGCTCAATACGGATAATACTGCTTTAGACCAAAATGAGCGGGAGATGCTAGCGGGTGTCTTTAGTTTGGATGAGTTGATGGCGCGTGAAATCATGGTGCCACGTACCGATGCCTTTATGATTGACGTCAATGATGATGTGCATGATAATATTATGGCTGTTTTGGCGCAAAACTATAGCAGAATTCCAGTCTATGATGATGATAAAGATAAGATATTAGGTGTTTTACATACTAAAACCTTGTTGAAAAAAGGCTATACACAAGGATTTGACAAATTAGCTTTAGCTGATATTATACAAGAACCCTTGTTTGTACCAGAAACAATTTTTGTGGATGATCTCTTGAGAGAGCTTAAAAAGACACAAAATCAGATGGCTATCCTACTGAATGAGTATGGTGGTGTTGAAGGGATTGTCACACTTGAGGATCTTTTAGAAGAAATTGTTGGCGAAATTGAAGACGAATCGGATATTGCTGAAAAAGATATCTTCAAAATAAATGAGAATATCTTTGCAGTCAAAGGTGGCCTTACTTTAAATGATTTTAATGAGTATTTTGATACGCATCTAGAATCAGATGATGTCGATACAATAGCAGGTTACTTTATGGCAGGTATCGGTGCCATTCCTGGTGAAAAAGAACAGATTGACTATGACGTAATCACTGAAAAAGACAATTTAACACTGACCAGCTTAGAAGTTGATGGCACCAGACTGGTTAAGCTACGTGTCACTTTTCATGGAGATGAACTAGAAGCAGAAGCTGCTAGTGATGACAAATAA
- the rsmA gene encoding 16S rRNA (adenine(1518)-N(6)/adenine(1519)-N(6))-dimethyltransferase RsmA codes for MHIADYRVTKAILDRHGFSFKKSLGQNFLTDTNILQKIVDTAEIDREVNVIEIGPGIGALTEFIAENAAEVMAFEIDDRLIPILADTLRDFDNVTIINEDILKADLKTHIAQFKNPNLPIKIVANLPYYITTPILMHLIESKIPFSEFIVMMQKEVADRISAEPNTKAYGSLSIAVQYYMTAQVAFIVPKTVFVPAPNVDSAILKMTRRASPLVAVTDEDFFFKVSKLAFAHRRKTLWNNLQAVFGKTEEVRAQLTNSLEIAEISPQIRGEALSIPEFAKLSEALLPLK; via the coding sequence ATGCATATAGCAGATTATCGCGTGACAAAAGCGATTTTAGACCGTCATGGCTTTTCATTTAAGAAAAGTCTTGGTCAAAACTTTTTAACAGACACAAATATTCTACAAAAAATAGTGGATACAGCAGAAATTGATCGTGAGGTCAATGTCATCGAAATCGGTCCTGGTATTGGGGCATTGACTGAGTTTATTGCAGAAAATGCTGCAGAAGTAATGGCATTTGAAATCGATGACCGCTTGATCCCTATTTTAGCTGATACCTTAAGAGATTTTGATAATGTGACGATCATAAATGAAGATATCTTAAAAGCTGATTTAAAGACACATATTGCTCAGTTTAAGAATCCAAACTTACCGATAAAAATCGTGGCTAATTTACCTTACTATATTACAACGCCTATTTTGATGCATTTGATTGAGAGTAAAATTCCCTTTAGTGAATTTATTGTCATGATGCAAAAAGAGGTTGCAGATCGTATTTCAGCCGAACCCAATACCAAGGCTTACGGTAGTTTGAGTATCGCTGTACAATACTATATGACAGCGCAAGTTGCCTTTATCGTTCCTAAAACTGTCTTTGTACCAGCACCAAATGTAGATTCTGCGATTTTGAAAATGACGCGACGCGCGTCACCTTTAGTGGCAGTTACGGACGAAGATTTCTTTTTCAAAGTATCAAAGTTAGCCTTTGCGCATAGACGAAAAACACTTTGGAATAATCTGCAAGCTGTCTTTGGTAAGACAGAGGAAGTTCGCGCGCAACTGACAAACTCACTTGAGATAGCAGAAATCTCACCACAAATTCGTGGTGAGGCCCTCTCAATTCCAGAATTTGCTAAGTTATCTGAAGCACTTTTACCCTTAAAATAA
- a CDS encoding glycerophosphoryl diester phosphodiesterase membrane domain-containing protein — protein sequence MTSLGTNFRKAFRFIRTTRHYYRDVLLMHVFLLFILTPSLSQLTKLLLNRGGINYISYDNIGNILRHHSVIFASLIFMLLLLLVSVYFEFTFLLLTVYFIEQKQQVVLRDLLKGTLLQIKKIKGGALAFFLFYFFLVLPVIGMSFNSALLAKFRIPVFILDVIFEYRRLYLALFVLVYLLLIYLAIRFIFTLPEMILHDRPFKHALRLSWQRTKRKVLKILFQFLVVSVTLTLMMGLSQGLLLLIQHGIEVWLPHFSFVSAIIIMTLLQILWVVNIVLSTVSIFFITVDYMKEENFLLDRLSWFIPTHRPTPSLHKKRLKAVMIGVLILLVISFVTQANVAFLSNPRAARPVGVSHRGVDNKNGVQNTIASLKKTSQTTHPKFVEMDIQETKDHQFVVYHDYNLKALTGVNEKPNQLTLSQLTKLTVHENKQTATIVSFDDYLAAAQKLNQRLMIEIKPNKEDSPEMLTNFLNKYQDKILKAGHVIQSLSYDIIEQIKELSPTVTAGYIMPFSLVGPPTGKMDFLTIEYTTLNAKFVDSAHAQGKQVFTWTPNDEDTMSRMQFYGVDGIITDQMQVLNKTFKGTTRLNYSDQLFFFTIGIG from the coding sequence ATGACAAGCTTAGGCACAAACTTTAGGAAAGCTTTTAGATTTATCAGAACAACAAGACACTATTACCGTGATGTCTTATTAATGCACGTTTTTTTATTATTCATCTTAACACCGTCACTTTCACAACTCACAAAACTTTTGCTTAATCGGGGGGGAATCAACTATATTTCCTATGATAACATCGGCAATATCCTGCGTCACCATTCAGTCATATTTGCTAGCCTCATTTTTATGCTTTTGCTACTGCTAGTTTCCGTTTATTTTGAATTTACTTTCTTACTTTTAACTGTTTATTTTATTGAACAAAAACAGCAAGTTGTACTGAGAGACTTGCTAAAAGGCACACTCCTCCAAATAAAAAAAATAAAAGGCGGTGCACTTGCCTTTTTCCTCTTCTATTTCTTTTTAGTCCTACCTGTGATTGGCATGAGTTTTAACTCCGCTCTCCTTGCAAAATTCAGAATACCTGTTTTTATTTTAGATGTCATTTTTGAATACAGACGCTTGTACCTCGCGCTCTTTGTTTTAGTTTATCTATTACTCATTTATCTAGCAATACGCTTTATTTTTACACTACCTGAAATGATTCTGCACGATCGGCCCTTTAAGCACGCGCTTAGACTTAGTTGGCAAAGAACCAAAAGAAAAGTACTCAAAATTCTTTTTCAATTTTTGGTAGTCTCAGTGACCCTAACGCTAATGATGGGCCTATCTCAAGGGCTACTGCTTTTGATACAACACGGCATAGAAGTATGGTTACCTCACTTTAGTTTTGTGTCTGCAATTATCATCATGACCCTACTTCAAATCCTTTGGGTAGTTAATATTGTGCTCTCTACAGTTAGTATTTTTTTCATTACTGTAGACTATATGAAAGAAGAAAATTTTTTACTTGATCGGTTAAGTTGGTTCATACCAACCCATCGCCCTACGCCTTCTCTCCATAAAAAAAGACTTAAGGCTGTCATGATTGGCGTTTTGATACTACTTGTTATCTCTTTTGTTACCCAAGCTAATGTCGCCTTTCTTTCAAATCCTAGGGCTGCAAGGCCAGTTGGTGTTTCTCATCGAGGCGTCGACAATAAAAATGGTGTCCAAAATACGATTGCCTCACTCAAGAAAACCAGTCAAACCACACATCCTAAATTTGTTGAGATGGATATTCAAGAAACCAAGGACCATCAATTTGTTGTCTATCATGACTATAACCTCAAAGCTTTGACTGGCGTTAATGAAAAACCTAACCAGCTCACACTCAGCCAACTGACAAAACTAACGGTTCATGAAAATAAACAGACTGCGACTATTGTTTCATTTGATGACTACTTGGCTGCCGCACAAAAACTCAATCAAAGACTGATGATTGAAATCAAACCAAATAAGGAGGATAGTCCTGAAATGCTCACCAATTTTCTAAACAAGTATCAAGACAAGATACTGAAAGCAGGCCATGTCATACAATCCCTTTCTTATGACATTATTGAACAGATAAAGGAACTTTCCCCAACTGTTACCGCAGGCTATATTATGCCGTTTAGCTTAGTCGGCCCCCCAACAGGAAAAATGGATTTTTTAACCATTGAATATACAACGTTAAATGCCAAATTTGTTGATTCGGCTCATGCTCAGGGAAAGCAAGTATTCACCTGGACACCTAATGACGAGGATACCATGTCTAGAATGCAGTTTTATGGCGTGGATGGGATTATAACCGATCAGATGCAGGTCCTTAATAAAACTTTTAAAGGCACAACACGTCTGAATTACTCTGACCAGCTGTTCTTTTTTACAATAGGTATCGGATAA
- a CDS encoding TatD family hydrolase, whose amino-acid sequence MIFDTHTHLNADNFTGREAQEIEKAREFGVTKLNIVGFDRPTIEKSLALASEFDNLYATIGWHPTEAGSYTPEIEKMLVSHLADPKVIALGEIGLDYHWMSDEKAVQESVFRRQIQLSKTHNLPFMVHTRDALADTYEIIKSEGVGPRGGIMHSFSGSYQDALKFIDLGMLISFSGVVTFKKSLELQEAAKLLPLDKLLVETDAPYLAPMPFRGRENTPAYTKFVVEKIAELREISSDEVANATYQNALKVFDIHD is encoded by the coding sequence ATGATATTTGATACACACACACACCTGAATGCTGATAATTTTACGGGACGTGAAGCACAAGAGATTGAAAAAGCACGTGAATTTGGTGTGACAAAACTCAATATTGTCGGATTTGATAGGCCAACGATTGAAAAAAGTTTGGCCTTAGCATCTGAATTTGATAATTTATACGCAACGATTGGCTGGCATCCGACTGAGGCTGGTTCCTATACGCCTGAAATAGAAAAGATGTTGGTCAGTCATCTAGCAGATCCTAAAGTGATTGCGTTAGGTGAGATTGGCTTAGATTATCACTGGATGTCAGATGAGAAAGCGGTTCAAGAATCTGTTTTTCGCAGGCAGATTCAGTTATCAAAAACGCATAACTTGCCTTTTATGGTGCACACGCGTGATGCACTGGCAGACACTTATGAGATTATCAAGTCAGAGGGTGTTGGCCCACGTGGCGGTATCATGCATTCTTTTTCAGGAAGCTATCAGGATGCCCTTAAGTTCATCGACTTAGGCATGTTGATTTCCTTTTCAGGTGTGGTCACCTTTAAAAAATCTCTGGAGCTTCAGGAAGCAGCTAAACTGTTGCCGCTAGATAAACTATTAGTAGAAACAGATGCACCTTATCTAGCTCCGATGCCGTTTAGAGGGCGTGAGAATACGCCGGCTTACACTAAATTTGTTGTTGAAAAAATAGCTGAACTTCGTGAGATTTCTAGCGATGAAGTCGCTAATGCAACTTACCAAAACGCCTTGAAAGTGTTTGATATCCATGACTAA
- a CDS encoding HdeD family acid-resistance protein produces MVYFILGLVLLLTGIISFLNPMKSLVAIVLIFAISAIFEGIIQLAFRRRLNEYTGHKANSILVLGILDILIGLFLLFNMSFGVLALPYIFAIWFIIDSIGELIIADVFKSVSTSYYWFKVVMNVLGLILGIMMLFNPIVSALTISFLVGLYFLTSGIDFIVTSF; encoded by the coding sequence ATCGTCTATTTTATTCTAGGATTAGTACTCTTACTTACAGGGATAATCTCATTTTTAAATCCTATGAAGAGTTTAGTCGCAATCGTTCTTATTTTCGCAATTTCTGCTATTTTCGAAGGTATTATTCAACTGGCTTTCCGTCGTCGATTGAATGAGTATACTGGACATAAAGCAAATTCTATTTTAGTATTAGGAATTTTAGATATTCTGATAGGGTTGTTTCTGTTATTCAATATGAGTTTCGGTGTGCTTGCATTACCCTACATATTTGCGATTTGGTTTATCATTGACTCAATTGGTGAATTGATCATAGCTGATGTTTTCAAATCAGTCAGTACGAGTTATTATTGGTTTAAAGTTGTTATGAATGTTTTAGGCCTAATCTTAGGGATTATGATGCTGTTCAATCCAATTGTTTCTGCTTTGACAATCAGTTTTCTAGTTGGCCTATACTTCTTAACATCAGGTATTGATTTTATTGTCACATCTTTCTAG
- a CDS encoding GNAT family N-acetyltransferase, with the protein MIVYREAKRTEQAAIVELLTASFMDYAYYKLYVDQEEKRQKFVRVIQELCVKTSMRKGYPILVGLIDDVICSVAILVPPKAPKVSLIDYILAGGLTLLCHGGIKDTAGFLGMLEESNSVCHSTYPDAWFLELFAVSNSFQGQGVGGKMLNEFVLPYIANQGGGMLTFITNSEVNRRFYKKNGFIEFHAGEIHRRDKVLYNWSYQRHIVADRT; encoded by the coding sequence ATGATTGTGTACAGAGAAGCAAAACGAACTGAGCAAGCAGCGATTGTTGAGCTGTTAACAGCCTCTTTTATGGATTATGCTTATTATAAATTATATGTAGATCAAGAAGAGAAACGACAAAAATTTGTCCGCGTGATTCAAGAGTTATGTGTGAAAACATCAATGCGTAAAGGCTACCCTATTTTAGTCGGCTTGATCGATGATGTCATTTGTTCAGTAGCCATATTAGTACCACCCAAAGCCCCTAAAGTCAGTTTAATTGATTATATACTTGCTGGTGGGTTAACCTTATTATGCCATGGTGGTATCAAGGATACAGCTGGTTTCTTAGGCATGCTAGAAGAAAGCAACTCAGTTTGTCATAGCACCTATCCCGATGCTTGGTTTTTAGAACTTTTTGCGGTTTCAAATAGCTTTCAGGGGCAGGGTGTAGGCGGTAAAATGCTAAATGAATTTGTGCTACCTTATATCGCGAATCAAGGTGGTGGTATGTTGACATTTATCACAAACTCAGAAGTGAATCGCCGATTTTATAAAAAAAATGGGTTCATTGAGTTTCATGCAGGTGAGATTCATCGACGTGATAAAGTCTTATACAATTGGAGCTATCAAAGACATATTGTCGCGGATAGAACTTAG
- a CDS encoding GNAT family N-acetyltransferase codes for MKIKHTRDNLSPVYQQSLRIRHAVFVKEQQVPLTLEIDQNEAYCIHFVLFDDADTPIATLRILPDKSGKQALIQRVATLQPYRGNGYAFDLMTEALSFLTRQQFELVELHAQLKAIPFYEKLGFTPFGDEFLDADIKHLAMKKTV; via the coding sequence ATGAAAATCAAACATACTCGCGATAACTTATCCCCCGTCTATCAGCAATCCTTGCGCATCCGACATGCCGTCTTTGTCAAGGAACAACAAGTTCCACTGACACTTGAAATAGATCAAAACGAAGCTTACTGCATCCATTTCGTCTTATTTGATGATGCGGATACACCAATCGCTACCTTACGGATTTTACCAGATAAGTCTGGTAAACAAGCACTGATTCAGCGTGTTGCGACCCTCCAGCCTTATCGAGGAAACGGCTATGCTTTCGATCTCATGACAGAAGCATTATCGTTTTTAACCCGACAACAGTTTGAACTTGTCGAACTTCATGCCCAGCTTAAAGCTATTCCATTTTATGAGAAACTTGGCTTTACACCTTTTGGTGACGAGTTTTTAGATGCCGATATCAAGCATCTGGCTATGAAAAAAACAGTATGA
- a CDS encoding DUF6442 family protein: protein MNHKKILEMAQLENRDEGRLSELKNISSVHYIMLLAAWLFIFAIRLIHKQATTDLFFMVYLLALGHEVYAFKRKKSIISLGASAILVVAVLTTGWTLMSVIFK, encoded by the coding sequence ATGAATCATAAAAAAATTTTAGAGATGGCACAGTTGGAAAATCGAGATGAAGGCAGACTATCTGAGTTGAAAAATATATCTAGCGTACACTACATTATGCTATTGGCCGCTTGGTTGTTCATTTTTGCAATCAGGTTAATTCACAAACAAGCAACAACTGACTTATTTTTCATGGTGTATTTATTAGCCTTGGGACATGAAGTCTATGCCTTTAAAAGAAAAAAATCAATCATTAGTTTAGGTGCCAGTGCAATATTAGTAGTTGCTGTCTTAACAACTGGTTGGACACTTATGAGCGTTATCTTTAAATGA